A portion of the Juglans microcarpa x Juglans regia isolate MS1-56 chromosome 1D, Jm3101_v1.0, whole genome shotgun sequence genome contains these proteins:
- the LOC121267673 gene encoding 2-alkenal reductase (NADP(+)-dependent)-like, with translation MADYHGEEVKNKQVLARDYIDGNPKESDMYFSTNTIRLKVPDGSNAVLVKNLYLSCDPYMRGTKEKNPVRLFNSFAPDSPIVGYGVAKVVDSGHPDFKKGDLVWGVTKWEEYSLITNKLIESLFKIEHTDLPLSYHTGLLGMPGMTAYAGFYEVCSPKRGEYVFISSAYGAVGQLVGQFAKLMGCYVVGSAGSQEKVDILKNKLGFDEAFNYKEEHDLDGALKRYFPEGIDIYFDNVGGKILDAVLLNMRPHGRISVAGMISQYNLEEPDGIKHLLKVVYKQIRIEGFTVYDYYHLFPKFLELVLPYIREGKIVYVEDTAEGLESGPAALVGMFSGRSAGKQVVLVARE, from the exons ATGGCGGATTATCATGGTGAAGAAGTGAAGAACAAACAGGTGCTGGCTAGAGACTACATAGATGGCAATCCTAAAGAATCGGACATGTACTTCAGCACTAATACCATACGCTTGAAGGTCCCAGATGGTTCGAACGCAGTTCTGGTGAAGAACCTTTACCTCTCCTGCGATCCCTACATGCGAGGCACAAAGGAAAAAAACCCAGTTCGCCTCTTTAATTCCTTCGCCCCTGATTCA CCAATAGTTGGGTATGGAGTGGCTAAAGTTGTGGATTCCGGGCACCCAGACTTCAAGAAAGGAGACTTGGTTTGGGGAGTAACCAAATGGGAAGAATACAGTCTGATCACAAATAAACTGATCGAAAGCCTCTTTAAAATCGAGCACACTGATCTTCCCCTTTCCTACCATACTGGACTTCTTG GTATGCCTGGTATGACTGCTTATGCTGGTTTCTATGAGGTCTGTTCACCCAAGAGAGGAGAATATGTCTTTATCTCATCAGCATATGGCGCAGTTGGTCAGCTCGTTGGACAGTTTGCTAAACTGATGGGTTGTTATGTTGTTGGAAGTGCTGGAAGCCAGGAAAAG GTTGATATACTAAAGAACAAGCTTGGATTCGATGAGGCTTTCAATTATAAAGAAGAGCATGACTTGGATGGAGCTCTGAAAAG ATACTTCCCTGAAGGCATTGACATTTATTTCGATAATGTTGGGGGCAAAATACTTGATGCAGTTCTTCTCAACATGAGACCCCACGGCCGCATTTCTGTTGCTGGAATGATCTCGCAGTACAATCTTGAGGAGCCTGATGGCATAAAGCATTTGTTGAAAGTTGTGTATAAGCAGATCCGAATAGAAGGATTCACAGTGTACGATTACTATCACCTGTTTCCCAAGTTCTTAGAACTTGTGCTGCCTTACATTAGAGAAGGAAAGATAGTGTATGTGGAAGACACAGCTGAAGGCCTCGAGAGTGGCCCTGCAGCTCTGGTTGGAATGTTCAGTGGCCGCAGTGCTGGAAAACAAGTAGTTTTGGTTGCCCGCGAGTGA